From Brassica oleracea var. oleracea cultivar TO1000 chromosome C3, BOL, whole genome shotgun sequence, a single genomic window includes:
- the LOC106335364 gene encoding probable methyltransferase PMT9, producing MKHSRSERVRATHPKLFTYVLVGFIALLGLTCLYYGSSFAPGSRKSDEFDGSSRASAGFASNRDGESRVEVPRSIPICDSKHSDLIPCLDRDLHHQLKLRLNLTLMEHYEHHCPPPERRFNCLVPPPSGYKIPIKWPVSRDEVWKVNIPHTHLAQEKSDQNWMVVNGDKINFPGGGTHFHYGADKYIVSLAQMLKFPGDKLNNGGSIRNVLDVGCGVASFGAYLLSHDIIAMSLAPNDVHQNQIQFALERGIPSTLGVLGTKRLPYPSRSFELAHCSRCRIDWLQRDGILLLELDRLLRPGGYFVYSSPEAYAHDPENRKIGTAMHDLFRRMCWRVVAKRDQSVIWGKPISNSCYLKRGPGVQPPLCPSGDDPDATWNVSMKACITPYSVRMHKERWSGLVPWPRRLTAPPPRLEEIGVTPEQFREDTETWRHRVMEYWKLLKPMVQKNSIRNVMDMSSNLGGFAAALNDKDVWVMNVIPVQSQPRMKIIYDRGLIGATHDWCEAFDTYPRTFDLIHAWNTFTETEARGCSIEDLLIEMDRILRPEGFVIIRDTSENISYIKEYLTLLKWDKWMTETTPKGDSLSAAKDERVLIARKKLWSVAAISEL from the exons ATGAAGCACTCCAGGAGCGAGCGAGTCCGCGCGACTCATCCGAAGCTCTTCACCTACGTCCTCGTCGGCTTCATCGCTCTTCTCGGCTTGACTTGCCTCTACTATGGCTCTTCCTTCGCTCCCGGATCCAGAAAGTCCGACGAGTTTGACGGATCTAGCCGCGCAAGCGCCGGATTCGCGAGCAATCGAGATGGAGAGAGCCGCGTCGAAGTTCCCAGAAGCATTCCG ATATGTGATTCGAAACACTCGGATCTTATACCGTGTTTGGATAGAGATCTTCACCACCAGCTGAAACTGAGACTCAATTTAACGTTAATGGAGCACTATGAGCATCACTGCCCTCCACCGGAGCGCCGTTTCAATTGCCTTGTTCCTCCTCCATCTGGTTATAAG ATACCTATAAAGTGGCCTGTTAGTAGGGACGAGGTGTGGAAGGTGAATATTCCGCACACACACCTTGCGCAAGAGAAATCTGATCAGAATTGGATGGTTGTGAATGGTGATAAGATCAATTTTCCCGGGGGAGGAACGCATTTCCACTACGGAGCTGACAAATACATTGTTTCCCTTGCTCAG ATGCTGAAATTCCCCGGTGACAAACTCAACAATGGAGGAAGCATTCGGAATGTTCTTGATGTTGGTTGTGGGGTAGCTAGCTTCGGAGCTTATCTTCTCTCACATGACATCATAGCCATGTCTCTTGCTCCTAATGATGTCCACCAGAACCAGATCCAGTTTGCTCTAGAACGAGGGATCCCATCAACACTTGGTGTTCTTGGGACTAAGCGGCTTCCATACCCAAGCAGATCGTTTGAACTTGCTCACTGCTCTAGATGCCGGATAGATTGGCTTCAAAGAGATGGGATCTTGTTGCTGGAACTTGATAGGCTGCTCAGACCTGGCGGTTACTTTGTATACTCGTCCCCTGAAGCTTACGCACACGACCCAGAAAACAGAAAGATTGGGACTGCGATGCATGATCTCTTCAGGAGAATGTGTTGGAGGGTTGTGGCCAAACGAGACCAATCTGTTATATGGGGAAAACCGATATCCAACAGTTGTTACTTGAAGAGGGGTCCAGGTGTCCAACCTCCGCTTTGCCCTTCTGGAGATGACCCAGATGCAACTTGGAACGTTTCCATGAAAGCTTGCATAACACCGTACTCAGTTA GGATGCATAAAGAAAGATGGAGTGGGCTTGTTCCCTGGCCACGGAGACTGACAGCTCCTCCACCACGTCTTGAAGAAATCGGTGTCACTCCCGAGCAATTTCGTGAAGATACG GAAACATGGCGGCATAGAGTGATGGAATACTGGAAGCTGCTTAAACCAATGGTGCAAAAGAACTCTATTAGAAACGTGATGGACATGAGCTCAAACCTCGGCGGTTTTGCAGCTGCTCTAAACGATAAAGATGTATGGGTAATGAACGTCATACCCGTACAATCCCAACCGAGAATGAAGATCATCTACGACCGTGGCCTTATCGGAGCCACTCATGATTG GTGTGAAGCCTTTGACACATACCCACGAACATTTGACCTTATCCACGCGTGGAACACATTCACAGAAACCGAAGCACGTGGATGCAGCATCGAAGACCTGCTTATCGAGATGGACAGGATACTACGGCCAGAAGGGTTTGTCATAATTCGTGACACATCAGAGAATATTAGCTACATCAAGGAGTATCTGACATTGTTGAAATGGGACAAATGGATGACAGAGACTACTCCAAAGGGTGACTCTCTGTCGGCGGCCAAAGACGAGAGAGTTTTGATAGCCAGAAAGAAACTTTGGAGCGTGGCGGCCATTTCAGAGTTGTGA
- the LOC106335365 gene encoding surfeit locus protein 2 isoform X3: protein MAAAGEEMTTTVKEGANLLGKPKYKKIENGRFRCVQTGHELLEKDKKVYSESKRCRLGLIDHALSHNKPPLNLFEQDPSSSSKLKCKLTGDTVNKTEEHIWKHINGRRFLNKLEEKEREKESGAIPEEGGETVVKENGVKEEKKKNKKKKKKNKKNKKKNKKEENGEDVVMDELQHENDEDVGGQEELDFWMPPDGERWDFDDGGDRWGSDSEEEEEKNGEEDPIVDEMDEDGNSSLDDCIIGEVDEDGENSLDETLESKKRKPEELSSKKNKKKKINTTAS, encoded by the exons ATGGCGGCTGCAGGGGAAGAGATGACGACGACGGTTAAGGAAGGCGCCAACCTGTTGGGGAAGCCAAAGTACAAGAAAATCGAAAACGGGAGATTCAGATGCGTACAAACAGGTCACGAGCTCCTCGAGAAAGACAAGAAGGTGTATTCAGAGAGTAAACGGTGCCGTTTAGGGCTTATCGATCATGCCTTATCCCACAACAAGCCACCACTTAACTTGTTCGAACAAGACCCGAGCTCTAG TTCGAAACTGAAATGTAAGCTGACGGGTGATACGGTGAACAAGACTGAGGAACATATTTGGAAGCATATCAATGGACGACGTTTCCTCAACAAGTTAG AGGAGAAGGAGAGAGAGAAAGAGTCTGGAGCTATTCCAGAGGAAGGTGGAGAAACTGTGGTGAAGGAGAATGGCGTAAAGGAAGAAAAGAAGAAGAATAAAAAGAAGAAGAAGAAGAATAAGAAGAATAAGAAGAAAAACAAGAAGGAAGAGAATGGAGAGGATGTTGTTATGGATGAACTCCAACATGAGAATGATGAAGATGTTGGAGGGCAGGAGGAGCTTGACTTTTGGATGCCACCAGATGGAGAGAGGTGGGACTTTGATGATGGAGGAGACCGGTGGGGATCAGATTCAGAAGAGGAAGAAGAAAAGAATGGGGAAGAAGATCCAATAG TAGATGAAATGGATGAAGATGGAAATAGTAGCTTGGATGACTGCATAATAGGTGAAGTTGATGAAGATGGCGAAAATAGTTTGGATGAAACTCTCGAAAG TAAAAAGAGGAAGCCTGAAGAACTCAGTTCCAAGAAGAACAAGAAGAAGAAGATCAATACAACAGCTTCATAA
- the LOC106335365 gene encoding surfeit locus protein 2 isoform X4 — MAAAGEEMTTTVKEGANLLGKPKYKKIENGRFRCVQTGHELLEKDKKVYSESKRCRLGLIDHALSHNKPPLNLFEQDPSSSSKLKCKLTGDTVNKTEEHIWKHINGRRFLNKLEEKEREKESGAIPEEGGETVVKENGVKEEKKKNKKKKKKNKKNKKKNKKEENGEDVVMDELQHENDEDVGGQEELDFWMPPDGERWDFDDGGDRWGSDSEEEEEKNGEEDPIDEMDEDGNSSLDDCIIGEVDEDGENSLDETLESKKRKPEELSSKKNKKKKINTTAS; from the exons ATGGCGGCTGCAGGGGAAGAGATGACGACGACGGTTAAGGAAGGCGCCAACCTGTTGGGGAAGCCAAAGTACAAGAAAATCGAAAACGGGAGATTCAGATGCGTACAAACAGGTCACGAGCTCCTCGAGAAAGACAAGAAGGTGTATTCAGAGAGTAAACGGTGCCGTTTAGGGCTTATCGATCATGCCTTATCCCACAACAAGCCACCACTTAACTTGTTCGAACAAGACCCGAGCTCTAG TTCGAAACTGAAATGTAAGCTGACGGGTGATACGGTGAACAAGACTGAGGAACATATTTGGAAGCATATCAATGGACGACGTTTCCTCAACAAGTTAG AGGAGAAGGAGAGAGAGAAAGAGTCTGGAGCTATTCCAGAGGAAGGTGGAGAAACTGTGGTGAAGGAGAATGGCGTAAAGGAAGAAAAGAAGAAGAATAAAAAGAAGAAGAAGAAGAATAAGAAGAATAAGAAGAAAAACAAGAAGGAAGAGAATGGAGAGGATGTTGTTATGGATGAACTCCAACATGAGAATGATGAAGATGTTGGAGGGCAGGAGGAGCTTGACTTTTGGATGCCACCAGATGGAGAGAGGTGGGACTTTGATGATGGAGGAGACCGGTGGGGATCAGATTCAGAAGAGGAAGAAGAAAAGAATGGGGAAGAAGATCCAATAG ATGAAATGGATGAAGATGGAAATAGTAGCTTGGATGACTGCATAATAGGTGAAGTTGATGAAGATGGCGAAAATAGTTTGGATGAAACTCTCGAAAG TAAAAAGAGGAAGCCTGAAGAACTCAGTTCCAAGAAGAACAAGAAGAAGAAGATCAATACAACAGCTTCATAA
- the LOC106335365 gene encoding retrotransposon-like protein 1 isoform X1: MAAAGEEMTTTVKEGANLLGKPKYKKIENGRFRCVQTGHELLEKDKKVYSESKRCRLGLIDHALSHNKPPLNLFEQDPSSSSKLKCKLTGDTVNKTEEHIWKHINGRRFLNKLEEKEREKESGAIPEEGGETVVKENGVKEEKKKNKKKKKKNKKNKKKNKKEENGEDVVMDELQHENDEDVGGQEELDFWMPPDGERWDFDDGGDRWGSDSEEEEEKNGEEDPIVDEMDEDGNSSLDDCIIGEVDEDGENSLDETLESSKKRKPEELSSKKNKKKKINTTAS; encoded by the exons ATGGCGGCTGCAGGGGAAGAGATGACGACGACGGTTAAGGAAGGCGCCAACCTGTTGGGGAAGCCAAAGTACAAGAAAATCGAAAACGGGAGATTCAGATGCGTACAAACAGGTCACGAGCTCCTCGAGAAAGACAAGAAGGTGTATTCAGAGAGTAAACGGTGCCGTTTAGGGCTTATCGATCATGCCTTATCCCACAACAAGCCACCACTTAACTTGTTCGAACAAGACCCGAGCTCTAG TTCGAAACTGAAATGTAAGCTGACGGGTGATACGGTGAACAAGACTGAGGAACATATTTGGAAGCATATCAATGGACGACGTTTCCTCAACAAGTTAG AGGAGAAGGAGAGAGAGAAAGAGTCTGGAGCTATTCCAGAGGAAGGTGGAGAAACTGTGGTGAAGGAGAATGGCGTAAAGGAAGAAAAGAAGAAGAATAAAAAGAAGAAGAAGAAGAATAAGAAGAATAAGAAGAAAAACAAGAAGGAAGAGAATGGAGAGGATGTTGTTATGGATGAACTCCAACATGAGAATGATGAAGATGTTGGAGGGCAGGAGGAGCTTGACTTTTGGATGCCACCAGATGGAGAGAGGTGGGACTTTGATGATGGAGGAGACCGGTGGGGATCAGATTCAGAAGAGGAAGAAGAAAAGAATGGGGAAGAAGATCCAATAG TAGATGAAATGGATGAAGATGGAAATAGTAGCTTGGATGACTGCATAATAGGTGAAGTTGATGAAGATGGCGAAAATAGTTTGGATGAAACTCTCGAAAG CAGTAAAAAGAGGAAGCCTGAAGAACTCAGTTCCAAGAAGAACAAGAAGAAGAAGATCAATACAACAGCTTCATAA
- the LOC106335365 gene encoding retrotransposon-like protein 1 isoform X2: protein MAAAGEEMTTTVKEGANLLGKPKYKKIENGRFRCVQTGHELLEKDKKVYSESKRCRLGLIDHALSHNKPPLNLFEQDPSSSSKLKCKLTGDTVNKTEEHIWKHINGRRFLNKLEEKEREKESGAIPEEGGETVVKENGVKEEKKKNKKKKKKNKKNKKKNKKEENGEDVVMDELQHENDEDVGGQEELDFWMPPDGERWDFDDGGDRWGSDSEEEEEKNGEEDPIDEMDEDGNSSLDDCIIGEVDEDGENSLDETLESSKKRKPEELSSKKNKKKKINTTAS, encoded by the exons ATGGCGGCTGCAGGGGAAGAGATGACGACGACGGTTAAGGAAGGCGCCAACCTGTTGGGGAAGCCAAAGTACAAGAAAATCGAAAACGGGAGATTCAGATGCGTACAAACAGGTCACGAGCTCCTCGAGAAAGACAAGAAGGTGTATTCAGAGAGTAAACGGTGCCGTTTAGGGCTTATCGATCATGCCTTATCCCACAACAAGCCACCACTTAACTTGTTCGAACAAGACCCGAGCTCTAG TTCGAAACTGAAATGTAAGCTGACGGGTGATACGGTGAACAAGACTGAGGAACATATTTGGAAGCATATCAATGGACGACGTTTCCTCAACAAGTTAG AGGAGAAGGAGAGAGAGAAAGAGTCTGGAGCTATTCCAGAGGAAGGTGGAGAAACTGTGGTGAAGGAGAATGGCGTAAAGGAAGAAAAGAAGAAGAATAAAAAGAAGAAGAAGAAGAATAAGAAGAATAAGAAGAAAAACAAGAAGGAAGAGAATGGAGAGGATGTTGTTATGGATGAACTCCAACATGAGAATGATGAAGATGTTGGAGGGCAGGAGGAGCTTGACTTTTGGATGCCACCAGATGGAGAGAGGTGGGACTTTGATGATGGAGGAGACCGGTGGGGATCAGATTCAGAAGAGGAAGAAGAAAAGAATGGGGAAGAAGATCCAATAG ATGAAATGGATGAAGATGGAAATAGTAGCTTGGATGACTGCATAATAGGTGAAGTTGATGAAGATGGCGAAAATAGTTTGGATGAAACTCTCGAAAG CAGTAAAAAGAGGAAGCCTGAAGAACTCAGTTCCAAGAAGAACAAGAAGAAGAAGATCAATACAACAGCTTCATAA
- the LOC106329245 gene encoding uncharacterized protein LOC106329245: MSDGYYSCKKTDDICEDVCGQDGSRAAKAFSRVRCVLRGLDFKTYIIFLTIIPIFILGVYLHGQKLTYFLRPLWESPPKPFQTLPHYYHHNASMETLCSLHGWTHRESPRRVFDAVLFSNEVDMLTIRWKELYPYVTQFVVLESNSTFTGLPKPLVFAANRDKFGFVEPRLTYGNIGGRFKRGENPFVEEAYQRIALDQLIGLAGIQEDDLLIMSDVDEIPSAHTINLLRWCDGYPPVLHLQLKNYLYSFEYYLDNKSWRASVHRYKPGKTRYAHFRRGDTLLADAGWHCSFCFRRISEFVFKMKAYSHNDRVRFSHYLNPKRIQDVVCRGTDLFDMLPEEHTFREIIGKLGPIPRSYSAVHLPGHLIENAESYKYLLPGNCVRDSG; encoded by the exons ATGTCAGATGGGTACTATAGTTGTAAAAAGACGGACGATATCTGCGAAGATGTTTGTGGTCAG GATGGTTCACGAGCAGCGAAGGCCTTCTCAAGAGTCAGATGCGTACTACGCGGACTCGATTTCAAGACATACATCATCTTCCTCACCATCATCCCCATCTTCATCCTCGGAGTCTACTTGCACGGCCAAAAGCTCACTTACTTCCTGAGACCCCTCTGGGAATCACCGCCCAAGCCGTTTCAAACCCTCCCGCATTACTACCACCACAACGCCTCCATGGAGACACTCTGCAGCCTCCACGGGTGGACACACCGCGAGTCTCCGCGGCGCGTCTTCGACGCCGTCCTGTTCAGCAACGAGGTCGACATGCTCACCATCCGCTGGAAAGAGCTTTACCCTTACGTGACGCAGTTCGTGGTCCTCGAATCTAACTCGACGTTCACCGGTTTGCCTAAACCGCTGGTTTTCGCCGCGAACCGAGATAAGTTCGGGTTTGTGGAGCCGAGGCTGACGTATGGGAACATAGGAGGGAGGTTCAAGAGAGGGGAGAACCCTTTCGTTGAAGAAGCTTACCAGAGGATTGCGTTAGATCAGTTAATAGGACTCGCGGGGATTCAAGAAGATGATCTGTTGATAATGTCTGACGTGGACGAGATCCCCAGCGCTCACACCATCAACCTCCTTAGATGGTGCGATGGATACCCTCCCGTTCTCCATCTCCAGCTCAAGAACTACCTCTACTCGTTCGAGTATTACCTCGATAACAAGAGCTGGAGAGCTTCTGTTCATCGGTACAAGCCCGGGAAGACGCGGTACGCTCATTTCCGACGAGGGGACACTCTTTTGGCGGATGCTGGTTGGCATTGCAGTTTCTGTTTCAGGCGTATAAGCGAGTTTGTGTTCAAGATGAAAGCGTATAGTCACAACGATAGGGTGAGATTCTCTCATTATCTGAATCCGAAGAGGATACAGGATGTGGTATGTAGAGGGACTGATCTGTTTGACATGCTTCCTGAAGAGCATACGTTCAGGGAGATCATTGGGAAGCTGGGGCCGATCCCTAGGTCTTACTCGGCTGTTCATCTCCCGGGGCATTTGATTGAGAATGCTGAGAGTTATAAGTACTTGTTGCCTGGGAACTGCGTTAGGGACAGTGGCTGA